A DNA window from Aquarana catesbeiana isolate 2022-GZ linkage group LG01, ASM4218655v1, whole genome shotgun sequence contains the following coding sequences:
- the LOC141139584 gene encoding vomeronasal type-2 receptor 26-like gives MAPTHTEEDFSEDSQSAAEDNGKSLSHSNHPLTYANMSIFAADIKSTFSAAITDLKSNLLVLTEKMASAEAYGKQRETAICKLEKINSSHSNHFIEINRHLEDLDNRGRRSNIWVRVIPETVDKDQIIPALQRVFNSLLERPEDTAIKFVPRGQCSKECLPGFRKSVREGYHPCCYNCAPCSEGEISNHSDSELCKKCPENEWPNKAKNICVDKVNEYLSYEEDILVLFFSITSVIFATTSLFILGLFVWFRSTPIVRANNRNLSFILLLSLTLSFLSVFLFLGRPVDITCILQQVTFGIPFTISASSILAKTIMVFIAFKATRPGSSCRKWVGVKLPNTVLLFCSSIQVMNCILWLSISPPFQEYDMDSYPGKILIQCNEGSVIGFYSMLFYMGFLAAVSFVLAFMVRTLPDSFNEAKYITFSMLVFCSVWIAMIPAYLSTRGKYMVAVEIFAILTSSAGILLCMFSPKLYILLLQAHGHGRFKFFFFFYCLFYFIYFSLTLFPPQKIF, from the exons ATGGCGCCGACACACACAGAGGAGGACTTCAGTGAAGATTCACAGTCTGCTGCGGAGGACAACGGTAAGAGTCTTTCACACTCTAATCACCCCCTCACTTATGCAAACATGTCCATATTCGCAGCAGACATTAAGTCCACATTCTCAGCAGCAATAACTGACCTTAAATCTAACCTGCTGGTGCTCACTGAGAAAATGGCCTCGGCTGAGGCATATGGAAAACAGAGGGAGACAGCTATTTGCAAGCTTGAAAAGATCAATTCTTCACACTCTAATCATTTCATAGAAATTAACAGACACTTGGAGGACCTTGATAATAGGGGGAGGAGGAGTAATATATGGGTCAGAGTGATCCCCGAAACTGTAGACAAAGATCAAATCATCCCTGCCCTTCAAAGAGTTTTTAATAGTCTGCTGGAACGGCCTGAAGATACTGCCATTAAATTT GTCCCAAGAGGTCAATGCTCCAAGGAATGTcttccagggttcagaaaatctgtaagagaaggatatcacccatgttgttataattgtgctccatgttcagaaggagaaatatcaaaccattctg acagtgaactctgcaagaagtgtcctgaaaatgaatggcctAACAAAGCTAAAAATATTTGTGTTGACAAGGTCAATGAGTATTTATCATACGAGGAGGatattctagttttatttttttctataacttcagtcATATTTGCTACAACATCTCTCTTTATACTTGGGCTATTTGTTTGGTTTCGGAGCACTCCCATAGTCAGAGCCAATAAccggaacctcagcttcattctgctcctctccctcacactgagcttcctttctgtattcctgttccttggccgtcctgtggatattacctgtatactgcaacaagtcacttttggaattcccttcaccatctcagcatcttctatcctagccaaaaccatcatggtcttcattgcttttaaagccacaagacctggaagctcttgtagaaaatgggtgggagtcaaacttcccaatacagtcctgttattctgctcatccattcaggttatgaattgcattctctggttatccatctctccaccatttcaggagtatgacatggactcctatcctgggaagatcctcattcagtgtaatgaagggtcagttattggGTTCTACTCTATGTTGTtttatatggggtttctggcagctgttagttttgttctggctttcatggtgaggacattaccggacagttttaatgaggccaagtacatcaccttcagcatgctggtgttctgcagtgtctggattgccatgatcccggcctatctgagcaccagagggaaatacatggtggctgtggagatattcgccatactgacctccagtgctggaatattattgtgtatgttttctccaaaactctacattttGCTTT tgcaagcacacggacatgggcgctttaaattttttttttttttttattgtttattttactttatttattttagtttgacactttttcccccccaaaaaatattttga